AGGCTAAAACTCGATCCTTGGGCAGCATTACCGACATTGAAACAGTCGCTGACCAAGTCGATGTTGAAGCGGTTGGGAGTCGACGAATGACGCTTCCCATTAAATCCCCGTTCCCACCGATGGAGGCCCGGCCGGTGGAGGAGTTGCCGACCGGGGACGAGTGGCAGTACGAGCCCAAATGGGACGGATTTCGTTGCCTGGCGTTTCGTGACGGGAAGAAGGTAACCCTGCAATCAAAATCAGGGCAGTCTTTGGGCCGATACTTTCCCGAAGTAACGGAATCGCTATTGGCATTGCGCGCTTCGCGGTTCGTGCTCGACGGCGAATTGGTCATCCCGATTCGAGGCAAAACGTCATTCGAACAACTGCAGCAACGTGTCCACCCGACCGCGACCAGGGTGAACAAGCTTGCCAGTGAGTTTCCGGCGATTTACATCGTTTTTGATCTGCTCGTAGACGAAGACGGGACCAATCTGTCAAAGCTTCCGCTCAGTGTGCGACGTTCGCGGCTCGAACAATTCAAGAAAAGCTTCTTCGCCCGAAAAACGAGCATTCGCTTGTCGCCAGCGACTAGCAAGTTTCTCACCGCGAAGAAGTGGGGAGCCGGAACGACGTCGGGCTTGGACGGCGTGATGGCGAAGCGTTTGGATTCGCCCTATCGATCAGGGAGCCGCGACGGAATGCAAAAGTTCAAGCGGCGGCACAGCGTTGATTGCGTCGTTGGCGGGTTTCGCTACGCTGAAGGGACGAAGGTGGTAGGCTCACTGCTTCTCGGTCTCTACGACGATCAAGGCCTGTTGCACCACATTGGCTTCACCTCCAGCTTTTCGGCAGCGGAACGCGAGCAGTTGCTTGGAATACTAAAACCTCTCATCGGCGGCACCAGCTTTACCGGAAAAGCACCTGGCGGGCCAAGTCGCTGGAGCACGAAGCGTTCCAGCGAGTGGACATCACTGCGT
Above is a window of Planctomycetia bacterium DNA encoding:
- a CDS encoding ATP-dependent DNA ligase is translated as MEARPVEELPTGDEWQYEPKWDGFRCLAFRDGKKVTLQSKSGQSLGRYFPEVTESLLALRASRFVLDGELVIPIRGKTSFEQLQQRVHPTATRVNKLASEFPAIYIVFDLLVDEDGTNLSKLPLSVRRSRLEQFKKSFFARKTSIRLSPATSKFLTAKKWGAGTTSGLDGVMAKRLDSPYRSGSRDGMQKFKRRHSVDCVVGGFRYAEGTKVVGSLLLGLYDDQGLLHHIGFTSSFSAAEREQLLGILKPLIGGTSFTGKAPGGPSRWSTKRSSEWTSLRPKIVAEVEFDSFTGGRFRHGTNLLRFRPDKAAKQCKFDQLGSARGTSLKLLKS